The following are from one region of the Escherichia sp. E4742 genome:
- the trkA gene encoding Trk system potassium transporter TrkA yields MKIIILGAGQVGGTLAENLVGENNDITVVDTNGERLRTLQDKFDLRVVQGHGSHPRVLREAGADDADMLVAVTSSDETNMVACQVAYSLFNTPNRIARIRSPDYVRDADKLFHSDAVPIDHLIAPEQLVIDNIYRLIEYPGALQVVNFAEGKVSLAVVKAYYGGPLIGNALSTMREHMPHIDTRVAAIFRHDRPIRPQGSTIVEAGDEVFFIAASQHIRAVMSELQRLEKPYKRIMLVGGGNIGAGLARRLEKDYSVKLIERNQQRAAELAEKLQNTIVFFGDASDQELLAEEHIDQVDLFIAVTNDDEANIMSAMLAKRMGAKKVMVLIQRRAYVDLVQGSVIDIAISPQQATISALLSHVRKADIVGVSSLRRGVAEAIEAVAHGDESTSRVVGRVIDEIKLPPGTIIGAVVRGNDVMIANDNLRIEQGDHVIMFLTDKKFITDVERLFQPSPFFL; encoded by the coding sequence AATGGTGAGCGTCTGCGGACCTTGCAGGATAAATTTGACCTGCGAGTCGTGCAGGGGCATGGCTCTCATCCACGCGTATTGCGGGAGGCAGGCGCCGACGACGCCGATATGCTGGTTGCTGTAACCAGTTCAGATGAAACCAATATGGTTGCCTGCCAGGTAGCCTACTCACTTTTCAACACACCTAATCGCATCGCTCGTATCCGCTCACCAGACTACGTGCGCGATGCCGATAAGCTATTTCATTCAGATGCTGTACCAATTGATCATCTGATCGCACCAGAGCAGTTGGTTATCGATAATATTTACCGACTGATTGAGTATCCCGGCGCATTGCAGGTGGTGAACTTCGCTGAGGGCAAAGTTAGCCTTGCAGTGGTAAAAGCCTATTATGGTGGCCCGCTTATTGGTAATGCGCTTTCGACCATGCGCGAGCATATGCCACATATCGATACCCGCGTGGCGGCAATTTTCCGCCACGACCGTCCTATCCGCCCGCAAGGTTCGACCATTGTTGAAGCCGGTGATGAAGTGTTCTTTATTGCCGCCTCGCAGCATATACGCGCGGTGATGAGTGAATTACAGCGACTGGAAAAACCGTATAAGCGGATCATGCTAGTTGGTGGCGGTAATATCGGTGCAGGGCTGGCGCGTCGTCTGGAAAAAGATTACAGCGTCAAACTCATCGAACGTAATCAGCAGCGCGCTGCCGAACTGGCGGAAAAGTTGCAGAATACGATCGTCTTTTTTGGTGATGCGTCGGATCAAGAACTGCTGGCCGAAGAACATATCGATCAAGTTGATCTGTTTATTGCCGTCACCAACGATGACGAGGCCAATATCATGTCAGCCATGCTCGCCAAACGTATGGGTGCGAAAAAGGTGATGGTATTGATCCAGCGTCGCGCTTATGTGGATCTAGTTCAGGGGAGCGTGATCGATATTGCGATTTCACCACAACAAGCAACTATTTCTGCGTTGCTTAGTCATGTGCGAAAAGCAGATATTGTTGGTGTTTCCTCATTGCGCCGCGGCGTAGCAGAAGCTATTGAAGCCGTTGCTCACGGTGATGAAAGCACCTCGCGCGTTGTCGGCAGAGTCATTGATGAAATCAAGCTACCGCCAGGAACTATTATTGGAGCGGTGGTACGTGGAAACGACGTGATGATTGCCAATGACAATCTGCGCATTGAGCAAGGCGATCACGTAATTATGTTCCTCACAGATAAAAAGTTTATTACCGACGTCGAAAGACTGTTCCAGCCAAGTCCTTTCTTTTTGTAA
- the mscL gene encoding large-conductance mechanosensitive channel protein MscL, which produces MSIIKEFREFAMRGNVVDLAVGVIIGAAFGKIVSSLVADIIMPPLGLLIGGIDFKQFAVTLRDAQGDIPAVVMHYGVFIQNVFDFLIVAFAIFMAIKLINKLNRKKEEPAAAPAPTKEEVLLTEIRDLLKEQNNRS; this is translated from the coding sequence ATGAGCATTATTAAAGAATTTCGCGAATTTGCGATGCGCGGGAACGTGGTGGATTTGGCGGTGGGTGTCATTATCGGTGCGGCATTCGGGAAGATCGTCTCTTCGCTGGTTGCCGATATCATCATGCCACCTTTGGGCTTATTAATTGGCGGGATCGATTTTAAACAGTTTGCTGTCACGCTACGCGATGCGCAGGGGGATATCCCTGCTGTTGTGATGCATTACGGTGTCTTCATTCAAAACGTCTTTGATTTTCTGATTGTGGCCTTTGCCATCTTTATGGCGATTAAACTAATCAACAAACTGAATCGTAAGAAAGAAGAACCTGCAGCAGCACCTGCACCAACTAAAGAAGAAGTATTACTGACAGAGATTCGTGATTTGCTGAAAGAGCAAAATAATCGTTCTTAA
- the arfA gene encoding alternative ribosome-rescue factor ArfA, with product MSRYQHTKGQIKDNAIEALLHDPLFRQRVEKNKKGKGSYMRKGKHGNRGNWEASGKKVNHFFTTGLLLSGAC from the coding sequence ATGAGCCGATATCAGCATACGAAAGGGCAGATAAAGGATAATGCGATTGAAGCATTACTACATGACCCTTTGTTCAGACAGCGTGTAGAAAAAAATAAAAAAGGGAAAGGCAGTTATATGCGAAAAGGAAAACATGGCAATCGGGGTAACTGGGAGGCCAGTGGCAAGAAAGTAAATCACTTTTTTACCACTGGCCTTCTGCTTTCAGGCGCTTGTTAA
- the zntR gene encoding Zn(2+)-responsive transcriptional regulator encodes MYRIGELAKLAEVTPDTIRYYEKQQMMDHEVRTVGGFRLYTESDLQRLKFIRHARQLGFSLESIRELLSIRIDPEHHTCQESKGIVQERLQEVEARIAELQSMQRSLQLINDACCGSAHSSVYCSILEALEQGASGVKADC; translated from the coding sequence ATGTATCGCATTGGTGAGTTGGCAAAACTGGCAGAAGTTACGCCCGACACAATACGTTATTACGAAAAACAGCAGATGATGGATCATGAAGTTCGTACGGTAGGAGGCTTTCGTCTGTATACCGAAAGCGATCTCCAACGGTTGAAATTTATTCGGCATGCTAGACAACTTGGTTTCAGTCTGGAGTCGATCCGTGAGTTACTTTCGATCCGTATCGATCCTGAACATCATACTTGTCAGGAATCAAAAGGTATTGTGCAGGAAAGATTACAGGAAGTGGAAGCGCGGATAGCCGAGTTGCAGAGCATGCAGCGTTCCTTGCAACTTATTAACGATGCCTGTTGTGGTAGCGCCCATAGCAGCGTTTATTGCTCTATCCTTGAAGCTCTTGAACAAGGAGCCAGCGGTGTTAAAGCAGATTGTTGA
- a CDS encoding DUF1992 domain-containing protein — MWLLDQWAERHITEAQAKGEFENLPGSGEPLILEDDTHVPPELRAGYRLLKNAGCLPPELEQRKEAIQLLDILKGIRQDDPKYQEVSRQLSLLELKLRQAGLSTEFLRGEYADKLLNKINDN, encoded by the coding sequence ATGTGGTTACTTGACCAGTGGGCAGAGCGCCATATTACTGAAGCACAGGCTAAAGGTGAGTTTGAAAATCTCCCAGGCAGTGGTGAACCATTAATCCTGGAAGATGACACACACGTGCCGCCGGAACTGCGTGCGGGCTATCGCTTGTTAAAAAATGCCGGCTGTTTACCGCCAGAACTTGAGCAGCGGAAGGAAGCAATTCAGCTTCTGGATATTCTCAAAGGCATCCGTCAGGATGATCCGAAATATCAAGAGGTTAGCCGCCAGTTATCTTTACTGGAGTTAAAACTGCGGCAAGCAGGTTTGAGCACTGAATTTTTACGTGGCGAATATGCAGATAAGCTTCTGAATAAAATTAATGACAACTGA
- the rplQ gene encoding 50S ribosomal protein L17 produces MRHRKSGRQLNRNSSHRQAMFRNMAGSLVRHEIIKTTLPKAKELRRVVEPLITLAKTDSVANRRLAFARTRDNEIVAKLFNELGPRFASRAGGYTRILKCGFRAGDNAPMAYIELVDRSEKAEAAAE; encoded by the coding sequence ATGCGCCATCGTAAGAGTGGTCGTCAACTGAACCGCAACAGCAGCCATCGCCAGGCTATGTTCCGCAATATGGCAGGTTCACTGGTTCGTCATGAAATCATCAAGACGACTCTGCCTAAAGCGAAAGAGCTGCGCCGCGTAGTTGAGCCGCTGATTACTCTTGCCAAGACTGATAGCGTTGCTAATCGTCGTCTGGCATTCGCCCGTACTCGTGATAACGAGATCGTGGCAAAACTGTTTAACGAACTGGGCCCGCGTTTCGCGAGCCGTGCCGGTGGTTACACTCGTATTCTGAAGTGTGGCTTCCGTGCAGGCGACAACGCGCCGATGGCTTACATCGAGCTGGTTGATCGTTCAGAGAAAGCAGAAGCTGCTGCAGAGTAA
- a CDS encoding DNA-directed RNA polymerase subunit alpha: MQGSVTEFLKPRLVDIEQVSSTHAKVTLEPLERGFGHTLGNALRRILLSSMPGCAVTEVEIDGVLHEYSTKEGVQEDILEILLNLKGLAVRVQGKDEVILTLNKSGIGPVTAADITHDGDVEIVKPQHVICHLTDENASISMRIKVQRGRGYVPASTRIHSEEDERPIGRLLVDACYSPVERIAYNVEAARVEQRTDLDKLVIEMETNGTIDPEEAIRRAATILAEQLEAFVDLRDVRQPEVKEEKPEFDPILLRPVDDLELTVRSANCLKAEAIHYIGDLVQRTEVELLKTPNLGKKSLTEIKDVLASRGLSLGMRLENWPPASIADE, encoded by the coding sequence ATGCAGGGTTCTGTGACAGAGTTTCTAAAACCGCGCCTGGTTGATATCGAGCAAGTGAGTTCGACGCACGCCAAGGTGACCCTTGAGCCTTTAGAGCGTGGCTTTGGCCATACTCTGGGTAACGCACTGCGCCGTATTCTGCTCTCATCGATGCCGGGTTGCGCGGTGACCGAGGTTGAGATTGATGGTGTACTACATGAGTACAGCACCAAAGAAGGCGTTCAGGAAGATATCCTGGAAATCCTGCTCAACCTGAAAGGGCTGGCGGTGAGAGTTCAGGGCAAAGATGAAGTTATTCTTACCTTGAATAAATCTGGCATTGGCCCTGTGACTGCAGCCGATATCACCCACGACGGTGATGTCGAAATCGTCAAGCCGCAGCACGTGATCTGCCACCTGACCGATGAGAACGCGTCTATTAGCATGCGTATCAAAGTTCAGCGCGGTCGTGGTTATGTGCCGGCTTCTACCCGAATTCATTCGGAAGAAGATGAGCGCCCAATCGGCCGTCTGCTGGTCGACGCATGCTACAGCCCTGTAGAGCGTATTGCCTACAATGTTGAAGCAGCGCGTGTAGAACAGCGTACCGACCTGGACAAGCTGGTCATCGAAATGGAAACCAACGGCACAATCGATCCTGAAGAGGCGATTCGTCGTGCGGCAACCATTCTGGCTGAACAACTGGAAGCTTTCGTTGACTTACGTGATGTACGTCAGCCGGAAGTGAAAGAAGAGAAACCAGAGTTCGATCCGATCCTGCTGCGCCCTGTTGACGATCTGGAATTGACTGTCCGCTCTGCTAACTGCCTTAAAGCAGAAGCTATCCACTATATCGGTGATCTGGTACAACGTACCGAGGTTGAGCTCCTTAAAACGCCTAACCTTGGTAAAAAATCTCTTACTGAGATTAAAGACGTGCTGGCTTCCCGTGGACTGTCTCTGGGTATGCGCCTGGAAAACTGGCCACCGGCAAGCATCGCTGACGAGTAA
- the rpsD gene encoding 30S ribosomal protein S4, protein MARYLGPKLKLSRREGTDLFLKSGVRAIDTKCKIEQAPGQHGARKPRLSDYGVQLREKQKVRRIYGVLERQFRNYYKEAARLKGNTGENLLALLEGRLDNVVYRMGFGATRAEARQLVSHKAIMVNGRVVNIASYQVSPNDVVSIREKAKKQSRVKAALELAEQREKPTWLEVDAGKMEGTFKRKPERSDLSADINEHLIVELYSK, encoded by the coding sequence ATGGCAAGATATTTGGGTCCTAAGCTCAAGCTGAGCCGTCGTGAGGGCACCGACTTATTCCTTAAGTCTGGCGTTCGCGCGATCGATACCAAGTGTAAAATTGAACAAGCTCCTGGCCAGCACGGTGCGCGTAAACCGCGTCTGTCTGACTATGGTGTGCAGTTGCGTGAAAAGCAAAAAGTTCGCCGTATCTATGGTGTGCTGGAGCGTCAGTTCCGTAACTACTACAAAGAAGCAGCACGTCTGAAAGGCAACACCGGTGAAAACCTGTTGGCTCTGCTGGAAGGTCGTCTGGACAACGTTGTATACCGTATGGGCTTCGGTGCCACTCGTGCAGAAGCACGTCAGCTGGTTAGCCATAAAGCAATTATGGTAAACGGTCGTGTTGTTAACATCGCTTCTTATCAGGTTAGTCCGAATGACGTTGTAAGCATTCGTGAGAAAGCGAAGAAGCAGTCTCGCGTGAAAGCCGCTCTGGAGCTGGCTGAGCAGCGTGAAAAGCCAACCTGGCTGGAAGTTGATGCTGGCAAGATGGAAGGTACGTTTAAGCGTAAGCCGGAGCGTTCTGATCTGTCTGCGGACATTAACGAACACCTGATCGTCGAGCTTTACTCCAAGTAA
- the rpsK gene encoding 30S ribosomal protein S11, translating into MAKAPIRARKRVRKQVSDGVAHIHASFNNTIVTITDRQGNALGWATAGGSGFRGSRKSTPFAAQVAAERCADAVKEYGIKNLEVMVKGPGPGRESTIRALNAAGFRITNITDVTPIPHNGCRPPKKRRV; encoded by the coding sequence ATGGCAAAGGCACCAATTCGTGCACGTAAACGTGTAAGAAAACAAGTCTCTGACGGCGTGGCTCATATCCATGCTTCTTTCAACAACACCATCGTGACTATCACTGATCGTCAGGGTAACGCGTTGGGTTGGGCAACAGCCGGTGGTTCCGGTTTCCGTGGTTCTCGCAAATCCACTCCGTTTGCAGCTCAGGTTGCAGCAGAGCGTTGCGCTGACGCCGTGAAAGAATACGGCATCAAGAATCTGGAAGTTATGGTTAAAGGTCCGGGTCCAGGCCGCGAATCTACTATTCGTGCTCTGAACGCCGCAGGTTTCCGCATCACTAACATTACTGATGTGACTCCGATCCCTCATAACGGTTGTCGTCCGCCGAAAAAACGTCGCGTATAA
- the rpsM gene encoding 30S ribosomal protein S13 produces MARIAGINIPDHKHAVIALTSIYGVGKTRSKAILAAAGIAEDVKISELSEGQIDTLRDEVAKFVVEGDLRREISMSIKRLMDLGCYRGLRHRRGLPVRGQRTKTNARTRKGPRKPIKK; encoded by the coding sequence GTGGCCCGTATAGCAGGCATTAACATTCCTGATCATAAGCATGCCGTAATCGCATTAACTTCGATTTATGGCGTCGGCAAGACCCGTTCTAAAGCCATCCTGGCTGCAGCGGGTATCGCTGAAGATGTTAAGATCAGTGAGCTGTCTGAAGGACAAATCGACACGCTGCGTGACGAAGTTGCCAAATTTGTCGTTGAAGGTGATCTGCGCCGTGAAATCAGCATGAGCATCAAGCGCCTGATGGATCTTGGTTGCTATCGCGGTTTGCGTCATCGTCGTGGTCTACCGGTTCGCGGTCAGCGTACCAAGACCAACGCACGTACCCGTAAGGGTCCGCGCAAACCGATCAAGAAATAA
- the rpmJ gene encoding 50S ribosomal protein L36, whose protein sequence is MKVRASVKKLCRNCKIVKRDGVIRVICSAEPKHKQRQG, encoded by the coding sequence ATGAAAGTTCGTGCTTCCGTCAAGAAATTATGCCGTAACTGCAAAATCGTTAAGCGTGATGGTGTCATCCGTGTGATTTGCAGTGCCGAGCCGAAGCATAAACAGCGCCAAGGCTGA
- the secY gene encoding preprotein translocase subunit SecY: protein MAKQPGLDFQSAKGGLGELKRRLLFVIGALIVFRIGSFIPIPGIDAAVLAKLLEQQRGTIIEMFNMFSGGALSRASIFALGIMPYISASIIIQLLTVVHPTLAEIKKEGESGRRKISQYTRYGTLVLAIFQSIGIATGLPNMPGMQGLVINPGFAFYFTAVVSLVTGTMFLMWLGEQITERGIGNGISIIIFAGIVAGLPPAIAHTIEQARQGDLHFLVLLLVAVLVFAVTFFVVFVERGQRRIVVNYAKRQQGRRVYAAQSTHLPLKVNMAGVIPAIFASSIILFPATIASWFGGGTGWNWLTTISLYLQPGQPLYVLLYASAIIFFCFFYTALVFNPRETADNLKKSGAFVPGIRPGEQTAKYIDKVMTRLTLVGALYITFICLIPEFMRDAMKVPFYFGGTSLLIVVVVIMDFMAQVQTLMMSSQYESALKKANLKGYGR, encoded by the coding sequence ATGGCTAAACAACCGGGATTAGATTTTCAAAGTGCCAAAGGTGGCTTAGGCGAGCTGAAACGCAGACTGCTGTTTGTTATCGGTGCGCTGATTGTGTTCCGTATTGGCTCTTTTATTCCGATCCCTGGTATTGATGCCGCTGTACTTGCCAAACTGCTTGAGCAACAGCGAGGCACCATCATTGAGATGTTTAACATGTTCTCTGGTGGTGCTCTCAGCCGTGCTTCTATCTTTGCTCTGGGGATCATGCCGTATATTTCGGCGTCGATCATTATCCAGCTGCTGACGGTGGTTCACCCAACGTTGGCAGAAATTAAGAAAGAAGGGGAGTCTGGTCGTCGTAAGATCAGCCAGTACACCCGTTACGGTACTCTGGTGCTGGCAATATTCCAGTCGATCGGTATTGCTACCGGTCTGCCGAATATGCCTGGTATGCAAGGCCTGGTTATTAACCCGGGCTTTGCATTCTACTTCACCGCTGTTGTAAGTCTGGTCACAGGAACGATGTTCCTGATGTGGTTGGGCGAACAGATCACTGAACGAGGTATCGGTAACGGTATTTCAATCATTATCTTCGCCGGTATTGTCGCGGGACTCCCGCCAGCCATTGCCCATACTATCGAGCAAGCGCGTCAAGGCGACCTGCACTTCCTCGTGTTGCTGTTGGTTGCAGTATTAGTATTTGCAGTGACGTTCTTTGTTGTATTTGTTGAGCGTGGTCAACGCCGCATTGTGGTAAACTACGCAAAACGTCAGCAAGGTCGTCGTGTCTATGCTGCACAGAGCACACATTTACCGCTGAAAGTGAATATGGCGGGGGTAATCCCGGCAATCTTCGCTTCCAGTATTATTCTGTTCCCGGCTACCATCGCGTCATGGTTCGGGGGCGGTACTGGTTGGAACTGGCTGACAACAATTTCGCTGTATTTGCAGCCTGGGCAACCGCTTTATGTGTTACTCTATGCGTCTGCAATCATCTTCTTCTGTTTCTTCTACACGGCGTTGGTTTTCAACCCGCGTGAAACAGCAGATAACCTGAAGAAGTCCGGTGCATTTGTACCAGGAATTCGTCCGGGAGAGCAAACGGCGAAGTATATTGATAAAGTAATGACCCGCCTGACCTTGGTTGGTGCGCTGTACATTACCTTTATCTGCCTGATCCCGGAGTTCATGCGTGATGCAATGAAAGTACCGTTCTACTTCGGTGGGACCTCACTGCTTATCGTTGTTGTCGTGATTATGGACTTTATGGCTCAAGTGCAAACTCTGATGATGTCCAGTCAGTATGAGTCTGCATTGAAGAAGGCGAACCTGAAAGGCTACGGCCGATAA
- the rplO gene encoding 50S ribosomal protein L15, with translation MRLNTLSPAEGSKKAGKRLGRGIGSGLGKTGGRGHKGQKSRSGGGVRRGFEGGQMPLYRRLPKFGFTSRKAAITAEVRLSDLAKVEGGVVDLNTLKAANIIGIQIEFAKVILAGEVTTPVTVRGLRVTKGARAAIEAAGGKIEE, from the coding sequence ATGCGTTTAAATACTCTGTCTCCGGCCGAAGGCTCCAAAAAGGCGGGTAAACGCCTGGGTCGTGGTATCGGTTCTGGCCTCGGTAAAACCGGTGGTCGTGGTCACAAAGGTCAGAAATCTCGTTCTGGCGGTGGCGTACGTCGCGGTTTCGAGGGTGGTCAGATGCCTCTGTACCGTCGTCTGCCGAAATTCGGCTTCACTTCTCGTAAAGCAGCGATTACAGCCGAAGTTCGTCTGTCTGACCTGGCTAAAGTAGAAGGCGGTGTTGTAGACCTGAACACGCTGAAAGCGGCTAACATTATCGGTATCCAGATCGAGTTCGCGAAAGTGATCCTGGCTGGCGAAGTAACTACTCCGGTAACTGTTCGTGGCCTGCGTGTTACTAAAGGCGCTCGTGCTGCTATCGAAGCTGCTGGCGGTAAAATCGAGGAATAA
- the rpmD gene encoding 50S ribosomal protein L30 yields MAKTIKITQTRSAIGRLPKHKATLLGLGLRRIGHTVEREDTPAIRGMINAVSFMVKVEE; encoded by the coding sequence ATGGCAAAGACTATTAAAATTACTCAAACCCGCAGTGCAATCGGTCGTCTGCCGAAACACAAGGCAACGCTGCTTGGCCTGGGTCTGCGTCGTATTGGTCACACCGTAGAGCGCGAGGATACTCCTGCTATTCGCGGTATGATCAACGCGGTTTCCTTCATGGTTAAAGTTGAGGAGTAA
- the rpsE gene encoding 30S ribosomal protein S5 → MAHIEKQAGELQEKLIAVNRVSKTVKGGRIFSFTALTVVGDGNGRVGFGYGKAREVPAAIQKAMEKARRNMINVALNNGTLQHPVKGVHTGSRVFMQPASEGTGIIAGGAMRAVLEVAGVHNVLAKAYGSTNPINVVRATIDGLENMNSPEMVAAKRGKSVEEILGK, encoded by the coding sequence ATGGCTCACATCGAAAAACAAGCTGGCGAACTGCAGGAAAAGCTGATCGCGGTAAACCGCGTATCTAAAACCGTTAAAGGTGGTCGTATTTTCTCCTTCACAGCTCTGACTGTAGTTGGCGATGGTAACGGTCGCGTTGGTTTTGGTTACGGTAAAGCGCGTGAAGTTCCAGCAGCGATCCAGAAAGCGATGGAAAAAGCCCGTCGCAATATGATTAACGTCGCGCTGAATAACGGCACTCTGCAACACCCTGTTAAAGGTGTTCATACGGGTTCTCGCGTATTCATGCAGCCGGCTTCCGAAGGTACCGGTATCATCGCCGGTGGTGCAATGCGCGCCGTTCTGGAAGTCGCTGGGGTTCATAACGTTCTGGCTAAAGCGTATGGTTCCACCAACCCGATTAACGTGGTTCGTGCAACTATCGATGGCCTGGAAAATATGAATTCTCCAGAAATGGTCGCTGCCAAGCGTGGTAAATCCGTTGAAGAAATTCTGGGGAAATAA
- the rplR gene encoding 50S ribosomal protein L18 has translation MDKKSARIRRATRARRKLQELGATRLVVHRTPRHIYAQVIAPNGSEVLVAASTVEKAIAEQLKYTGNKDAAAAVGKAVAERALEKGIKDVSFDRSGFQYHGRVQALADAAREAGLQF, from the coding sequence ATGGATAAGAAATCTGCTCGTATCCGTCGTGCGACCCGCGCACGCCGCAAGCTCCAGGAGCTGGGCGCAACTCGCCTGGTGGTACATCGTACCCCGCGTCACATTTACGCACAGGTAATTGCACCGAACGGTTCTGAAGTTCTGGTAGCTGCTTCTACTGTAGAAAAAGCTATCGCTGAACAACTGAAGTACACCGGTAACAAAGACGCGGCTGCAGCTGTGGGTAAAGCTGTCGCTGAACGCGCTCTGGAAAAAGGCATCAAAGATGTATCCTTTGACCGTTCCGGGTTCCAATATCATGGTCGTGTCCAGGCACTGGCAGATGCTGCCCGTGAAGCTGGCCTTCAGTTCTAA
- the rplF gene encoding 50S ribosomal protein L6, protein MSRVAKAPVVVPAGVDVKINGQVITIKGKNGELTRTLNDAVEVKHADNTLTFGPRDGYADGWAQAGTARALLNSMVIGVTEGFTKKLQLVGVGYRAAVKGNVINLSLGFSHPVDHQLPAGITAECPTQTEIVLKGADKQMIGQVAADLRAYRRPEPYKGKGVRYADEVVRTKEAKKK, encoded by the coding sequence ATGTCTCGTGTTGCTAAAGCACCGGTCGTTGTTCCTGCCGGCGTTGATGTAAAAATCAACGGTCAGGTTATTACGATCAAAGGTAAAAACGGCGAGCTGACTCGTACTCTCAACGATGCTGTTGAAGTTAAACATGCAGATAATACCCTGACCTTCGGTCCGCGTGATGGTTACGCAGACGGTTGGGCTCAGGCTGGTACCGCGCGTGCCCTGCTGAACTCAATGGTTATCGGTGTTACCGAAGGCTTCACTAAGAAGCTGCAGCTGGTTGGTGTAGGTTACCGTGCAGCGGTTAAAGGCAATGTGATTAACCTGTCTCTGGGTTTCTCTCATCCTGTTGACCATCAGCTGCCTGCGGGTATCACTGCTGAATGTCCGACTCAGACTGAAATCGTGCTGAAAGGCGCTGATAAGCAGATGATCGGCCAGGTTGCAGCGGATCTGCGCGCCTACCGTCGTCCTGAGCCTTACAAAGGCAAGGGTGTTCGTTACGCCGACGAAGTCGTGCGTACCAAAGAGGCTAAGAAGAAGTAA
- the rpsH gene encoding 30S ribosomal protein S8 translates to MSMQDPIADMLTRIRNGQAANKAAVTMPSSKLKVAIANVLKEEGFIEDFKVEGDTKPELELTLKYFQGKAVVESIQRVSRPGLRIYKRKDELPKVMAGLGIAVVSTSKGVMTDRAARQAGLGGEIICYVA, encoded by the coding sequence ATGAGCATGCAAGATCCGATCGCGGATATGCTGACCCGTATCCGTAACGGTCAGGCCGCGAACAAAGCTGCGGTCACCATGCCTTCCTCCAAGCTGAAAGTGGCAATCGCCAACGTGCTGAAGGAAGAAGGTTTTATTGAAGATTTTAAAGTTGAAGGCGACACCAAGCCTGAACTGGAACTGACTCTTAAGTATTTCCAGGGCAAAGCTGTTGTAGAAAGCATTCAGCGTGTCAGCCGCCCAGGTCTGCGCATCTATAAACGTAAAGATGAGCTGCCGAAAGTTATGGCGGGTCTGGGTATCGCAGTTGTTTCTACCTCTAAAGGTGTTATGACTGATCGTGCAGCGCGCCAGGCTGGTCTTGGTGGCGAAATTATCTGCTACGTAGCCTAA
- the rpsN gene encoding 30S ribosomal protein S14 gives MAKQSMKAREVKRVALADKYFAKRAELKAIISDVNASDEDRWNAVLKLQTLPRDSSPSRQRNRCRQTGRPHGFLRKFGLSRIKVREAAMRGEIPGLKKASW, from the coding sequence ATGGCTAAGCAATCAATGAAAGCACGCGAAGTAAAACGCGTAGCTTTAGCTGATAAATACTTCGCGAAACGCGCTGAACTGAAAGCGATCATCTCTGATGTGAACGCTTCCGACGAAGATCGTTGGAACGCTGTTCTCAAGCTGCAGACTCTGCCGCGTGATTCCAGCCCGTCTCGTCAGCGTAACCGCTGCCGTCAAACAGGTCGTCCGCATGGTTTCCTGCGGAAGTTCGGGTTGAGCCGTATTAAGGTCCGTGAAGCCGCTATGCGCGGTGAAATCCCGGGTCTGAAAAAGGCTAGCTGGTAA